The region AAAGGTGTGATTACTGGAAGGACAGTCTgagtgtataaaatagaatCCATATCCAGGGGGAAAGGAAGTAGAACTCAAGTAGGAaggtatattttaaattgaagACACTTTGACTATTTATTGTTGTGGGCAAGAACTGTATATCGTAAaagtaatttatttttagtgtataaacatttaatattaaatctgTGTTGACAACAATGGCCAAGGAGGCGACCCTTTCTGGGGCAGGTACGCCCAGGATGGAACGGTATGGGCCTTTAGCTCtcaatttaaacacaaataatcaCATTTTTAACCAGTTTTAAACCcatagttttattttatagttaTTTGTTGTATAATAACAGCTAAAAACATTCCCATTGTTGCTCAACAGAGTATTCTGAGTCAAAAttctttataaattaataattattgtctattatttaattttcaaagAAGATTCTCAGCTAAAAAAGACATATCGCACTTATATATCGCAAACTGTGAGCAATTGTCCTGTTAAGGTAAGATTGTGTTGATTgacatattttaaaataatatccGCACcaattaacaatatttgTTCAGGATAAGCCTCTAAATTAATGTCGAATTCTCtggatttaaataaaattaattattagaAGCATTTACTAGGAAAACTCGGATTGTAAAGGCCAATTATAGAACTGTTTCTTGATTGCCCTGACGCAAGTCCGTCGCCAGAGAAAAACGTctagatttaaataaaacaccCTCAATACTAGCAAAGTTTCAACGCCATTTCTCAGGTTGCAATAAAACCTCGAGTTAACTTAGCGTAAGAGCTAAACACATAGGCTGTTCGCGGTTACCTATGCACGTAAATCAACAATTTCTCCGCAAACTACTCAGTAAAATTCACGACATTGTAAAAGCTCAAAAGAGAGCCAAATCACAATACAAAGCAGACAAATAAACGCAGTACCCTCTAGCACGAGTAATGAAATCAGTCAACTCCAATTACTCGAAAATTAGAaggaataaataaagtaaactAATGAAGCTAAATGACTAAGAAGCCTCCTGGTGCGCAGGACACCACCTGCAAGCTTATCGCATCGTTCATCGCGCTTTCATCGCATCTGATAATGCACCAAATAGATGTGACCTCAGTGCACTTCTCGGTGGCATTTGACATACCaataaacaacatcagCATTTACTTCAGCAAGCTGTTTAGCTTCAGATGCATGCTAATCGCTGCTGGTACAGCGTCTGAGCTGGTGGTGTCACAGTTTTCAAAATCAGTAGACCCCAGGGGTAACCAACGAATCCGCAAGTGGTTCAGTATGGGTTCATTTATCGGAGTTTTTTTCATAAGAATGctttgtttatttttcctaAGCAGGTCGTCTCAGTTGGGATACTATGTGTACGTAATTTTAAGTATTGAGGCCTACTTTTTCGGCTACTTCCACGCCTCAGTGGTGGGACTGGTGCCCGAGCATTCGCTTGCCGTGGCGTTGGCTGCGAATGTCTCTCGCTTCTTCATTCTGTCGGTGCAGCTGATCCTGGACGCGCTCTTCTACTCGCGCCCTCTGCTCATGATTAAGTTGCAGGTCTGGATTGGCGTTATAATGACCGGAGTTGCTGTGGCCATGTGGATCTACTTCAACTACGGTCTCTGCGCCATATCTCCAGAGACCTCGGATGACTCCTCCTCGGGAAGCGTCGTCAGGGTCGTGAAGGAACGCGGGTTCGGAGAAACGCTCTGCAAGGCTCTCTCTCCGTTCTCCATGTTCTTCGGCGGCTCCATTTTCAAGGACTTTTTGTTCCCCGGCGTTCTGCCTTACGCGCTTCTTCTCAGGGACAGGTGTCACTTCATAAACATGCTAGTGCCAGTATCAAACATGGTAGGACCGGTGTTTTTGTTCTGTTTGGAATACTACGATGGATTCCCCAGGTGGACCCCCGTCTTCAACACGTTCTGGCTCTTCGTGATTCCCATGATCATGATCTTCGTCTCCTCCTTCCTGGCCATGCACTCCAGGATCTCCTTTTTCAGGCGGATGATAAACTCACGCAACTACATCATTCACCTCACTTTGACCCTCGTCTGCTGCAACGGGTTCCTCGACCCTTTGAGCTTTGGAGGCGTTGCCAAGATCGTCAAGACTGGGTTCGACCAATACAGCGACAGGATTCGGGGCGACAATCCTCCTGATATTGAGGAGGGAAGCAACAGCATCCTGACTCTGCACATTTTATCTGCACTGTTCATGCGTTTCGTCTTCTCCAAGTTATCAGTCGGATACAATGACACCAGGGTTAGTCTCGGCTATGCTCTCCCCAAGTTCCGACCCATCCACAGAATGTCCAAATTTAACGCCGGCTGGTACATTTTCAGACAAACTTTCATTCGCGCCTGGAAAGATGCGGGCAGCGACTTCAAGATGGATATAAAGCAGTATCTGTAACCTAATTTCATACTTGATACACACCGTCCTGGCCACTTTCACTATATGAATCATATTCCTTAATTAGATACCAATCATCTTATCTACATCTAATAACAAAGCagaatgtttaaatatttaaataaaattgctATTTAGTTTAAAAGTGTTAGTGTCGAACGTGTATTTGCATTTACTTacttaaaaacattaagaGGATCTATGCATTTGGGTATAGAAACACTTCCattattactgtttacTGCCATTAGTATTACTGTTTACTGCCAGTAGTGGGTGTAAATCCATTAGAGCTAGCTATCGTACttatattaatagtagCGATAGTACTTTAATCAATATTATTGTGTGTATGTCGATTACTAGTAGCAAGTATTTCCATCATTATTAGCCtgaatatatacactaatGGAGGGTAAACatgattaaattacataGTAGACAAGGTATAAAATTATGGCCTAACAGCCGATCAATGAGTACGTTAGACATTAGTGGGTGGCACACCGTTACTTACGTGCGGTTACGCCATGTAACGATCACTTTGAAAGCAGGAACGAAGAGAACTCCTCGTAAACAGACGGCTGCAAGGGCCTCTTTTCCCAGAGATCGGGGGTCAGGTACCCGTAGGTGCTCTTCAGCGCCGCGAACACTGCCTTGAGGAAGTTGCCCCTGGTCTTGGTGCTTCCCTTGCTGGAGCTGAAACAGTCCTTGATGCCGGCGTACTGCAGTAGCTTCTTCGTGGTAGGAGCGCCTACGATCTGAGTGCCCCTAGGGGCCGGGACCAGCCTCACTCTGACTGAGCCGCACTTGCCCGAGACCTTCATGGGCACCGTGTGCGGGTCGCCAATCATGTTTCCCCAGTAACCCATCCTCACTGGCACCAGGGCGAGCTTGGCGCTGATGATGGCTCCCCTGATCGCAGTGGCGACCTCCTTTGCGCACTTGGAGCCGAGTCCCACGTGGCCGGAGTAGTCACCGACTGCCACAAAGGCCTTGAACCTGGTCCTCTGGCCCGCATTGGTCTGCTTCTGCACGGGCACGATTTTAACAACGTCGTCAACGAGCTTGTTCTCGCTCCTCTCGGGCTGGAAGAAGTAGTCTATGATTTGAAACTCCTTAACGGGAAGACTGTGGAGATAAATGTGCTCTAGCGACTCAATGAGGCCCGCGTGTACGAGTCTCCCGAGCTTGGTAACTGGAACCCATGACTTGAAGTCGTCCTCCGGGGGCTTATTCCTCGCTCCACGACGTCCCCTGCCACGTCCGAATCCGGATCCGAATCCACCGCGTTCTggatataaataaattatatgttGATATAATGGGCAAATATGTAGAATAATGATAACTATGTGCTGAACATCAACGTACCTGCCATAttctattatatattactaAATAATAATCCGTTTATAGATTAAagtgtttaatttatggaataaaataataaaatagcaCAAGAGCTTCAGAAGTGTCAAATTAAAGGGGAAATTAGTCGATAAAAAGGGAGAACGTATTAGACAGTTATGCGTTCTGTATTAAACGTCCCAGAATGTTAGGcactatttaattaatagcACCAGCagaaaatttaattgatttttaaactaaatGCGAAGCAATATAAAGTGTTGGAAATAATAGGATATCTAGCTGGAATCTGGAACGGTATGGGGTGCATCTAAAACAAAAGCCTTCCACGACGATTCCTATATAGCATCGCcaaacaaatacacatttgtaaaaaaaataaacgaATGCCCTCGAgattattaatgtttattgttaatacCCCTGATATTAAGAGGACTACAATAAATGTATGTACaactaataaaataagataaaataaGGCACAAAGTGTATTTAATGTCACACTTCGCATgctttattataaaattaatttatttgttatgtgaagttaattttataatgtgATTTGCACATTCTATTATGCTTAAAGAGgctttacatttaaaatatatataatgtttGACTGTAgtatatgataaaattaatctgAAAAAAGATTAAAAGGAATGAATGActaaatgaataaaattcTGGTGTCTAACTCGACTGTATTGTAACAAATCTAACGAATGTTCGTGGAAGGAGATGATTTCAATACTAACAatacatttgtttttattgataGCAACAGAGTGTCGAAGTGTGTTTGACGTGGACGATAGGTATTTGCTGAGTAACTTGATtaaggaggagcaggagagGTTCACACTATACCGGTTGACGCTCTCAGACGTGCCATCGGTAACGAACGCAGAGGACTTTAAAGTGGACTTAATAGGGTCTGAATTTTTAATggtaagtaaataataagtaGCAGTAGACAACGAAGATAAAAACTAGTTTTGAATATAGTGGCTGTTGTGAGTGGAGAGCATTCACTTCAACGTTAACTTTTATGTGTAGATTAGAGTGGACAACACAGCAATACAGTGGAGGATAAGACTAGATAATGTATAAAGCGTATATAAATAGggttatataaatacatatggGTATATATGGTACGCTATAGTTGATGTAATGTTGTGTAGAGAGTTCCTAACCACTTGGTTTTCTACCCGGAGTTCGCAGTAAGTCTGCTTTCAAGCCACAAAACACTGTCAACATGGTTAGTCGCTGATAACCGATTGTAGTTAGTAGTGTATTTATCGAATAACTAGTGTGTTGAAACAGAgttatgtgtttatttgcCGATGCGTAGTTTTGCCCATTGACCAAATGCGTAGGGAGGTGTTTGTTAGAATACCTAAATTCTTTGACCTGAATCCGACGACACTTAAAATAGATGAATTATAATATCGCATAAGTAAATAGAAGTTTATGGTACATTAGTTCCACGTCAGTGTATAGGCAGTTATAATAGAAGCGTGTTCATCAGTGGTGATGACTGCACTGCTACCGGCAGTAACAGTTACTGGTACATGTTAGTTAGTTTATCGACAAACTGTTTAATGTTGATCTGGTCAGTGTTCATGCCCAAATCGTCTAGAAAGTCGTTAAATTGACTGATAGTGAGCCTGTTtgagttttttaaaatgtgatAAAGAGTGTTCTTACTCATAGTCTCATTTCTAGTGGTATTCATTTTCTGAAATAAAAGTCAGTGAAAAATTAAGTAGATGGAAGTACAaccaataaaatataaagtgGAAGTTAGTAAAATACTGGAATTGATGTTAAAAGAGAGTAAAGAAGCTACtgtaagtaaaaaaataagtaaagtAAGGTAAATAATGGAAGAAAAATAAGGTAACTCGTCTAAGTAAGGTAAGTGGGAAAAATACGAAATATTAGggaaaaataagaaaaatacGTTTAGCAACGATAACAATTCATTCTGACTGGGGGCGTTTTGACGTAAACTGTCAACTAAATTCCTTAACTGCTGAGGATCTACCTGAGAATTGCCAACCTGAGGTAAAACCTCATCTtcactaaaataaaataagtaaatggCGACACATTTGAATATTAAGGTGGTAAgatgaataaaatgggtaaaatgtgtatatttattgagTAAAATACCTAGTTGGAGCGAacaaagaagaaaaatttGCAGCCTGTTGTGGAGTTAAAGTGGCCCTGCCATCGATGGTGAAAAGATTTAGAGCCTCTTGAAactgaaaaaaataaattaacaaataatcaTGGAAACTGAATATGGCATAATAAGCAAATGGTAATCTACACCTCATACGATAATAAAGGATATTCAAGAGAACAAAAAGAATAACACAGTAACTGAgatgaaatataaataagaatgaGTAAGGGGTAATTAAATAATCGGTAGGAGTGAAAATTACTTACATTGATTTTAGAAGCCATAATGAAACGAATTATcactaaaatgtgtacacatTATAGGGTGTAGCATACCCTGGGATCGTTTTAagataataaatgtttaattaGAGTGAAATTGcagtttttaaacttaGTTGTGTCCATGAAATCATTTAAAAGCTTCTTTAAATGACCTAGGGATGGAAGAGGCAACAAGAAAGAATGTTGCCAGGTACttgaaaattatttacacgCCATCAATTTTAAGGAGCTAACAGATCTTATTTTAGGTTCTCGTCCAACTTACTCGTACGTTCCGAAGACCCATAGCCAATGTAGACGTATATATTGATGCTTCAATCACTGTTCATATCgaatgtaatatatttctCCAAAATGTAAGTTCGATTGCAGATAAATGGAAATAAACACGCCCTGAAACTAACACGAAATTACAGAATAAAACAGAACAATTACTGGTACGTCCTCTACGTGATATTGCACGTGGTCCTCCTTGCAATGTCACTCTGGACTCACTATATGTGTATGACAACAAACCCAGGTTACATACCGGAAATCAAAGGTAACACTGACTATAGGAAAATATAGAACTagaatgatttaaatatgtagtAAATATTGGTAATAGCGGCGTTATTGACGAATTAGCTAGCTACAAGCACGGGATACGTATCACATAGCAGTTATAAGAAATGAACCATGTTAAATATGTAGATGTGGACATAGTGGAGGTTGATATGACATTTACGCACTGCAAAAAGTGTGATTCGTACAGGCCAATTGGATCACATCACTGCAAAAGCTGTAAAAGGTGTATTCTAAGGATGGACCACCACTGTAAGTCGTCATTAGTGGGTAAAACGATGATAATtagaaaagttaaatacaaataatgaTAAGCCTAAAATTGATGCCGACTTTGCCAATGACGGTATTGGTAACTGGGCctttgttaaaaatatttgcGGCActgataataaatgttaaGGTGTGTGGGTCTGTAACTGCGTAGGCAAATTTAACCAGAAATTCTTTATGCAATACTTAGTGGTAAGCCTAATAGATATGCAAACGAGTTTAATCCACTAATGCTCATTCAGTATATTATGGTAATGTCCATTTTCGACATACTGCTAATATTGATCAACGTACGCGACTTCCTGTCATACTCGGGGAAGAATAACAAATATCAGTTGTACTATATAATAAACCGGGCACCATATCTAATAGTCGTAAGTCAATAGGTAGCTAGCGAtggattaaaaattaacgaACGTTTAGATATTCGGGTGTATAGCGATAGTGTTCCTCCTGTTCTGTGCAATAATGTTGATAGATCAACTGGTATCAGTATTTAGGAACAGAACGGGAATAGATAGCCtccaaaaaattaaattccAAAGACTTAAGTTCAGAGAATCgttaaaaaacatattcgGTAACACATGTTCAGAAGTGTAAGTGtcagaagaaaaaaaatttataataacatAGGTTCTtgccaataaaaaatgaaaaggatAAGTACTGGGGAAAAGAACTGTCTCTGATGGACATAGTAGCAAT is a window of Theileria orientalis strain Shintoku DNA, chromosome 2, complete genome DNA encoding:
- a CDS encoding ribosomal protein S2; translation: MAERGGFGSGFGRGRGRRGARNKPPEDDFKSWVPVTKLGRLVHAGLIESLEHIYLHSLPVKEFQIIDYFFQPERSENKLVDDVVKIVPVQKQTNAGQRTRFKAFVAVGDYSGHVGLGSKCAKEVATAIRGAIISAKLALVPVRMGYWGNMIGDPHTVPMKVSGKCGSVRVRLVPAPRGTQIVGAPTTKKLLQYAGIKDCFSSSKGSTKTRGNFLKAVFAALKSTYGYLTPDLWEKRPLQPSVYEEFSSFLLSK
- a CDS encoding uncharacterized protein (zinc finger, DHHC-type domain containing protein) → MMLQSLFISNVIYFSKIIKQNNYWYVLYVILHVVLLAMSLWTHYMCMTTNPGYIPEIKDVDIVEVDMTFTHCKKCDSYRPIGSHHCKSCKRCILRMDHHCVWVCNCVGKFNQKFFMQYLVYIMVMSIFDILLILINVRDFLSYSGKNNKYQLYYIINRAPYLIVIFGCIAIVFLLFCAIMLIDQLVSVFRNRTGIDSLQKIKFQRLKFRESLKNIFGNTCSEV